From the genome of Pseudomonas yamanorum, one region includes:
- the fdhD gene encoding formate dehydrogenase accessory sulfurtransferase FdhD: MNAQRPVCAAPALETPAPAASQSYQFCNLEHTESASTALAEEVALAIAYNDISQAVMLVTPTDLEDFIVGFSIGSGIIEDVSDIYDLKISGSGSTQYAQVQISSRAFWNMKQQRRQLAGTSGCGLCGVEAVEQALPDLKVLPGAPLPPAEWLDGLRQRISAFQPLGQYSGAVHAAVFMNNQGELLLGREDIGRHNALDKLIGALIRQKIPTDGGLAIVTSRCSLELIQKVLRAGIQTLVSLSSPTGLALQWARRHNLNLIHLPQKSAPRVYSPAMENQA; this comes from the coding sequence ATGAACGCCCAGCGCCCAGTCTGCGCGGCGCCCGCCCTCGAAACGCCCGCGCCCGCCGCCAGCCAGAGCTACCAGTTTTGTAATCTCGAACACACCGAATCGGCCAGCACCGCGCTCGCCGAGGAAGTGGCGTTGGCGATTGCTTATAACGACATCAGCCAGGCGGTGATGCTGGTAACGCCGACCGACCTTGAAGACTTCATTGTCGGCTTCAGCATCGGTAGCGGCATTATCGAAGACGTTAGCGACATTTATGACCTGAAAATCAGCGGCTCGGGTTCGACCCAATACGCCCAGGTGCAGATTTCCAGCCGCGCCTTCTGGAATATGAAGCAGCAGCGCCGGCAACTGGCTGGCACCAGCGGCTGTGGACTGTGCGGCGTAGAAGCCGTGGAGCAAGCGCTGCCCGACCTCAAGGTGCTGCCCGGCGCGCCCCTGCCGCCCGCCGAATGGCTGGACGGCCTGCGCCAGCGCATCAGCGCGTTCCAACCGTTGGGCCAGTACAGCGGCGCGGTGCACGCGGCAGTGTTCATGAACAATCAGGGCGAATTGCTGCTGGGCCGTGAAGACATCGGCCGGCATAACGCCCTCGACAAGCTGATCGGCGCGTTGATCCGCCAAAAGATCCCGACCGACGGTGGCCTGGCGATTGTTACCAGTCGCTGCAGCCTCGAACTGATCCAGAAAGTATTGCGCGCTGGCATCCAGACCCTGGTCAGCCTGTCGTCGCCCACCGGCCTGGCGCTGCAATGGGCCCGCCGGCACAACCTCAATCTCATCCACCTGCCGCAGAAAAGTGCGCCGCGGGTCTATAGCCCTGCGATGGAGAATCAAGCGTGA
- a CDS encoding FdhF/YdeP family oxidoreductase — protein MSTHHQADDKPTPRYKPYKGPAGGWGALISVAQAWLTSDNALKNIRMMLKTNQNGGFDCPGCAWGDSPESGMVKFCENGAKAVNWEATKRRVDAAFFAKHSVSALLEQSDYWLEYQGRLTEPMSYDAETDRYKPISWESAFDLIGKHLNALPNPDMAEFYTSGRASNEAAYLYQLFVRAYGTNNFPDCSNMCHEASGVALAQSVGVGKGTVTFDDFEHADAIFVWGQNPGTNHPRMLEPLREAVKRGAQVVCINPLKERGLERFQHPQHPLEMLTNGDKPTNTAYFRPALGGDMAILRGMAKFLLLWERQAQAEGKEAVFDHDFLNEHTANVLDYLGKIDDTSWDEIVEQSGLTLVEIEQAARMYAKGKNVIMCWAMGITQHRHSVPTIQEIANLMLLRGNIGRPGAGLCPVRGHSNVQGDRTMGINERPPVAFLDSLERRFQFQVPRDNGHNVVEAIHAMLEGRSKVFIGLGGNFAQATPDSPRTFEALRNCDLTVQISTKLNRSHLMHGKDALILPCLGRTDIDIQAEGPQAVTVEDSFSMVHASNGQLQPLSKQMKSEPAILAGIAAATLGSKPVDWNWLVADYDRIRDLIADTIPGFKDFNERLKNPGGFYLGNSAGARRWNTPSGRANFRPNILPKDLVHERTRNTGQLPDLIMQSMRSHDQYNTTIYGLDDRYRGVKGQRDVLFVNEADIIRLGFKPGQKADIVSIWDDGRERRVKGFTLLAFDIPAGQAAAYYPEVNPLVPLESTGDGSHTPTSKFVAIRLEAASATGLIMAKSA, from the coding sequence GTGAGCACTCATCATCAAGCCGACGACAAACCTACCCCGCGCTACAAGCCCTACAAAGGCCCGGCCGGTGGCTGGGGCGCACTGATCAGCGTGGCGCAAGCCTGGCTGACCAGCGACAACGCGCTGAAAAACATCCGCATGATGCTCAAGACCAACCAGAACGGCGGCTTCGACTGCCCGGGCTGCGCCTGGGGTGATTCGCCGGAAAGCGGCATGGTCAAGTTCTGCGAGAACGGCGCCAAGGCAGTCAACTGGGAAGCCACCAAGCGCCGGGTCGATGCGGCCTTCTTCGCCAAGCACAGCGTCAGCGCGCTGCTGGAGCAGAGCGACTACTGGCTGGAATATCAGGGCCGCCTGACCGAGCCGATGAGCTATGACGCCGAAACCGATCGCTACAAACCCATCAGTTGGGAGTCGGCTTTCGACCTGATCGGCAAGCACCTCAATGCGCTGCCAAACCCGGACATGGCCGAGTTCTATACCTCGGGCCGGGCCAGCAACGAGGCGGCTTATCTGTATCAACTGTTCGTGCGTGCCTACGGCACCAACAACTTCCCGGACTGCTCGAACATGTGCCACGAAGCCAGCGGCGTCGCCCTGGCGCAAAGCGTGGGCGTGGGCAAAGGCACCGTAACCTTCGATGACTTCGAGCATGCAGACGCGATTTTCGTCTGGGGCCAGAACCCCGGCACCAACCACCCACGCATGCTGGAGCCACTGCGCGAAGCGGTAAAACGCGGCGCCCAGGTGGTGTGCATCAACCCGCTGAAAGAGCGTGGCCTGGAACGTTTCCAGCACCCGCAACACCCGCTGGAAATGCTCACCAACGGTGACAAGCCAACCAACACAGCCTACTTCCGCCCGGCGCTGGGTGGCGACATGGCCATTCTACGGGGCATGGCCAAATTCCTGCTGCTGTGGGAACGCCAGGCCCAAGCCGAAGGCAAAGAGGCCGTGTTCGACCACGACTTCCTTAATGAACACACCGCCAACGTGCTGGATTACCTGGGCAAGATCGACGACACCTCATGGGATGAGATCGTCGAGCAGTCCGGCCTGACCCTGGTGGAGATCGAGCAAGCGGCGCGCATGTACGCCAAAGGCAAGAACGTGATCATGTGCTGGGCGATGGGCATCACCCAACATCGCCACTCGGTGCCGACCATCCAGGAAATCGCCAACCTGATGCTGCTGCGCGGCAACATCGGCCGCCCGGGCGCAGGCCTGTGCCCGGTGCGTGGCCACAGTAACGTGCAGGGCGACCGCACCATGGGCATCAACGAACGGCCACCGGTGGCGTTCCTCGACTCCCTGGAGCGTCGCTTCCAGTTCCAGGTACCGCGGGACAATGGCCACAACGTGGTGGAAGCAATTCACGCCATGCTCGAAGGCCGCTCCAAGGTATTTATCGGCCTGGGTGGCAACTTTGCCCAAGCCACGCCGGACAGCCCGCGCACCTTTGAAGCACTGCGCAATTGCGACCTGACCGTACAGATCAGCACCAAGCTCAACCGCAGCCACCTGATGCACGGCAAGGACGCGTTGATCCTGCCGTGCCTGGGCCGTACCGACATCGACATCCAGGCCGAAGGCCCGCAAGCGGTGACCGTGGAAGACTCCTTCAGCATGGTCCATGCCTCCAACGGCCAGCTGCAGCCATTGTCGAAACAGATGAAATCCGAGCCTGCGATTCTGGCGGGCATTGCCGCCGCTACATTGGGCAGTAAGCCGGTGGACTGGAACTGGCTGGTGGCCGATTACGACCGCATTCGCGACCTGATCGCCGACACCATTCCAGGCTTCAAGGACTTCAACGAACGCCTGAAAAACCCGGGCGGTTTCTACCTGGGCAACTCGGCCGGTGCACGTCGCTGGAACACCCCGTCGGGCCGTGCCAACTTCCGCCCGAATATCCTGCCCAAGGACCTGGTGCACGAACGCACCCGCAACACCGGGCAATTGCCAGACCTGATCATGCAGTCGATGCGCTCCCACGATCAGTACAACACCACGATTTATGGCCTGGACGACCGCTATCGCGGGGTCAAGGGCCAGCGGGATGTGTTGTTCGTCAACGAAGCCGACATCATCCGCCTGGGCTTCAAGCCGGGGCAGAAGGCCGATATCGTGTCGATCTGGGATGACGGCCGTGAGCGCCGGGTGAAGGGCTTTACCTTGCTGGCGTTTGATATTCCGGCGGGCCAGGCTGCGGCTTATTACCCGGAAGTGAATCCGCTGGTGCCGCTGGAAAGCACTGGGGATGGCAGCCATACGCCAACCTCGAAGTTTGTGGCGATCCGCCTGGAAGCAGCGAGTGCAACCGGCTTGATCATGGCGAAGTCGGCCTAA
- a CDS encoding glycine zipper domain-containing protein: MKFSSILLLSLGLVSGAAMAGGTTEAGVGGALGGVLGSVVGQQLGGNTGSAIGAALGGAGGSAVGADKRSRGEAAIGGALGAAGGNVVGRSVGGSTGSLIGAAAGGGAGGALGNYMGNKSDDDDRRYRGRDNRRYDRDDHRGRGHAYGHRKNKHHYRHHR, encoded by the coding sequence ATGAAGTTCTCCTCGATTCTCTTGTTGTCCCTTGGCCTGGTCAGTGGCGCAGCCATGGCCGGTGGCACCACCGAAGCCGGTGTGGGCGGCGCATTGGGCGGGGTTCTAGGTTCGGTCGTAGGTCAGCAACTGGGCGGTAACACCGGTTCAGCCATCGGTGCGGCTCTTGGCGGCGCAGGCGGCAGTGCGGTCGGCGCAGACAAGCGCAGCCGCGGCGAAGCTGCCATTGGCGGCGCATTGGGCGCAGCCGGCGGTAACGTTGTAGGCCGCAGTGTCGGCGGCAGCACCGGCAGCCTGATCGGCGCAGCCGCCGGCGGTGGCGCTGGTGGCGCGCTGGGCAACTACATGGGCAACAAGAGCGATGACGATGATCGTCGTTACCGCGGGCGCGATAACCGCCGCTATGACCGCGACGACCATCGCGGGCGCGGCCATGCTTATGGGCATCGCAAGAACAAGCATCACTATCGCCACCACCGGTAA
- a CDS encoding acyl-CoA thioesterase yields MTNAMPQRADYRHFQPIITRWHDNDVYGHVNNVTYYSFFDTAVNTYLIEQGGLDIHDGEVVGFVVSSACDYFASIAFPDRIEIGLRVGKLGNSSVQYELAVFKAGEDDACAAGRFVHVFVDRASNQPVAIPGILRDALQRLVV; encoded by the coding sequence ATGACCAACGCCATGCCACAACGCGCCGATTACCGCCACTTCCAGCCGATCATCACGCGCTGGCACGACAACGATGTATATGGCCATGTGAATAACGTCACCTACTACAGCTTCTTCGACACGGCGGTGAATACCTACCTGATCGAGCAGGGCGGGTTGGATATTCATGATGGCGAAGTGGTTGGGTTTGTGGTGAGTTCGGCGTGCGACTATTTCGCCTCGATTGCCTTTCCGGACCGCATTGAGATCGGCCTGCGGGTGGGCAAGTTGGGCAACAGTTCGGTGCAGTATGAGCTGGCGGTGTTCAAGGCGGGAGAAGACGATGCCTGCGCAGCGGGGAGGTTTGTGCATGTGTTTGTGGATCGGGCGTCGAACCAGCCGGTGGCGATTCCGGGGATATTGCGCGACGCGTTACAGCGATTGGTGGTCTGA
- a CDS encoding M15 family metallopeptidase, which yields MAFGFSRGVVPGVLLLAGLLVAQGTLASVIPLSVNDCRQMQLRHTITATNPLPCARLARVTFSYVDFGGVLHNNGQLVVLDAIAPHVEEIFRQLLQRRFPVHQAVRLETYRGNDKVSMARNNTSGFNGRQVSGASGWSLHAYGAAIDLNPLQNPFVLFGRNPRGEFTGQATVEPKASTATAVNRLDARPGKPARPGRAEEVIDLFAEHGFLTWGGYWDFPLDYQHFQIGRRSFVEYLARVTPQQASAAVEAYISAYHQCLQQSAETDQTLRRMACVQQTIEQSPT from the coding sequence ATGGCTTTTGGATTTTCTCGTGGTGTTGTCCCCGGTGTCTTGCTGCTCGCCGGGTTGCTGGTCGCACAAGGCACGCTGGCCTCGGTCATCCCGTTGAGCGTGAATGACTGTCGGCAGATGCAGCTTCGCCACACCATCACCGCCACCAATCCGTTGCCCTGCGCCCGCCTGGCGCGGGTGACGTTCAGCTACGTGGACTTTGGCGGAGTGCTGCATAACAACGGGCAGCTAGTGGTGTTGGATGCCATCGCGCCCCATGTGGAGGAAATCTTCAGGCAGTTGCTGCAACGTCGGTTCCCGGTGCATCAGGCGGTCAGGCTGGAAACCTATCGAGGCAATGACAAGGTCTCGATGGCCCGCAACAATACCAGTGGTTTTAATGGGCGACAGGTCAGTGGCGCTTCGGGGTGGTCGCTGCACGCCTACGGCGCCGCAATTGACCTTAACCCTCTGCAAAACCCATTCGTTTTGTTCGGGCGTAACCCGCGAGGTGAATTCACCGGCCAGGCCACTGTTGAGCCCAAGGCAAGTACCGCGACTGCCGTTAATCGCCTGGATGCTCGCCCCGGCAAGCCGGCGCGCCCGGGGCGGGCGGAAGAGGTGATTGACCTGTTTGCCGAACACGGCTTTTTGACCTGGGGTGGCTATTGGGATTTTCCGCTGGATTACCAACATTTCCAGATCGGCCGGCGTTCGTTCGTGGAGTATCTGGCGCGTGTTACGCCACAGCAGGCCAGCGCCGCAGTCGAGGCCTATATCAGCGCCTATCACCAGTGCCTGCAGCAATCGGCCGAGACGGATCAAACACTCAGGCGTATGGCGTGCGTCCAGCAAACGATTGAGCAAAGCCCAACCTAG
- a CDS encoding RecQ family ATP-dependent DNA helicase produces the protein MHNTLQQVFGYPQFRLGQEAVVSAVLAGRSAAAIFPTGSGKSLCYQLSAVLLPHLTLVVSPLLALMQDQLGFLQRHGISAGSIDSAQSRDDANDVMARARSGELKILMVSVERLKNERFRNFLQSVPISLLVVDEAHCISEWGHNFRPDYLKLPDYQRQFRIPQALLLTATATPKVIADMQAKFAIAPDDVITTGFYRSNLNLLVEPVSGQDKRRRLVTWMQERANQPSIVYVTLQKTAEQIAEHLNRNGIQAEAYHAGLAHDKREAIQKRFMGGQSNCIVATIAFGMGIDKSDIRNVVHFDLPKSIENYSQEIGRAGRDGQPSECLVLANRDSLNILENFVYGDTPEQEGIRRVLEEIQAVRADGQWEFMLRSLSDHSNIRELPLKTLLVQLELKGVIAPRYAFYAEYRFKYLIEPEALLARFTGERQQFVAAIIEVCKRAKTWATVDFDALYQQHQAERSRVVKALDYFQEQGLIEMESRQMTEVYALLNTDFDPQALSTELYTGFKQHEVTEVARIHAMLDLFATQECLGYRLAHYFGDENAPRQCGHCSVCHGNVAHLPAPPSLPPLVDKNFLALCGEFIHSHHEYSGDLPSAERLTRFLCGLSVPLFTKLKARGIPGFAVLEEYPYAEVREWAEAGLEAL, from the coding sequence ATGCACAACACCCTCCAACAGGTCTTTGGTTATCCACAGTTTCGTTTGGGCCAGGAGGCGGTGGTCAGTGCCGTGCTGGCCGGTCGTTCGGCGGCGGCGATTTTCCCCACCGGTTCCGGCAAGTCCCTGTGTTATCAACTTTCCGCCGTGTTGCTGCCGCACCTGACGCTGGTGGTGTCGCCGTTGCTGGCGCTGATGCAGGACCAGTTGGGTTTCCTGCAGCGCCACGGTATCTCGGCGGGCAGCATCGACTCGGCCCAGAGCCGCGATGATGCCAATGACGTCATGGCCCGGGCGCGTTCGGGCGAGCTGAAGATCCTGATGGTTTCCGTGGAGCGCTTGAAGAACGAGCGCTTTCGCAACTTCCTGCAAAGCGTGCCGATCTCGCTGCTGGTGGTGGATGAGGCTCACTGTATTTCCGAATGGGGCCATAACTTTCGCCCGGACTACCTGAAGCTGCCGGATTACCAACGCCAGTTCCGCATCCCCCAGGCGCTGCTGCTGACCGCCACGGCGACGCCCAAGGTGATCGCTGACATGCAGGCCAAGTTCGCCATTGCACCTGACGATGTGATCACCACCGGGTTCTACCGCTCCAACCTCAACCTGCTGGTTGAGCCCGTCAGTGGCCAGGACAAGCGACGACGGCTGGTGACGTGGATGCAGGAGCGAGCCAATCAGCCAAGCATCGTCTACGTCACGCTGCAAAAAACCGCGGAGCAGATTGCCGAGCATTTGAATCGCAATGGAATCCAGGCCGAGGCTTATCACGCGGGCCTGGCTCACGATAAGCGGGAAGCCATTCAGAAGCGATTCATGGGCGGGCAGTCCAACTGCATCGTCGCCACCATTGCCTTCGGCATGGGCATCGACAAAAGCGATATCCGCAACGTGGTGCACTTCGACCTGCCCAAATCCATCGAGAACTACAGCCAGGAAATCGGCCGTGCCGGGCGTGATGGGCAGCCGTCTGAGTGTCTGGTTCTGGCCAACCGCGACAGCCTGAATATCCTGGAAAACTTTGTGTACGGCGATACGCCGGAACAGGAAGGTATTCGCCGAGTCCTGGAGGAAATACAGGCGGTCCGAGCCGATGGACAGTGGGAGTTTATGCTCCGGTCACTGTCGGACCACAGCAACATCCGTGAACTACCGCTGAAGACCTTGCTCGTGCAGCTTGAGCTCAAGGGTGTGATCGCGCCGCGCTATGCGTTTTACGCCGAATACCGCTTCAAGTATTTGATTGAACCAGAGGCATTGCTGGCGCGTTTTACCGGCGAGCGGCAGCAGTTTGTCGCAGCGATTATCGAGGTCTGCAAACGGGCGAAAACCTGGGCGACGGTGGACTTCGACGCGCTGTATCAACAGCACCAGGCCGAGCGCAGCCGGGTGGTGAAGGCCCTGGATTACTTTCAGGAACAAGGCCTGATCGAGATGGAAAGCCGGCAGATGACCGAGGTCTACGCCCTGCTGAATACCGACTTCGATCCACAGGCGCTGAGCACGGAGTTATACACAGGCTTCAAGCAGCATGAGGTGACGGAGGTGGCACGGATTCACGCCATGCTGGATCTGTTCGCGACACAGGAGTGCCTGGGTTACCGCCTGGCGCATTACTTCGGTGATGAAAACGCGCCCCGGCAGTGCGGGCACTGCTCGGTATGCCACGGTAACGTCGCCCACTTGCCGGCGCCGCCGAGCTTGCCGCCGCTTGTGGATAAAAACTTTCTCGCGCTTTGCGGCGAATTTATCCACAGCCACCATGAGTACAGCGGCGACTTGCCAAGCGCGGAGCGGCTGACACGGTTTTTATGCGGTCTCAGCGTGCCGTTGTTTACCAAGCTGAAGGCACGAGGGATTCCAGGTTTCGCGGTACTGGAGGAGTATCCCTATGCAGAGGTTCGTGAATGGGCGGAGGCAGGGTTGGAGGCACTCTGA
- a CDS encoding YhfG family protein, translating to MAELTFEQKQDHYHKIRRSNYLASLRLEGFDTQPADVDKPLPTREAVLAKYRNTPR from the coding sequence ATGGCCGAACTGACGTTTGAGCAAAAGCAGGATCACTACCACAAGATCCGCCGTTCCAACTACCTGGCCAGCCTGCGCCTGGAGGGGTTCGACACCCAGCCCGCCGATGTCGACAAACCCCTGCCGACCCGCGAAGCCGTCCTCGCCAAGTACCGCAACACCCCACGCTGA
- a CDS encoding putative adenosine monophosphate-protein transferase Fic, whose amino-acid sequence MLDKYGVGQDPYCYPGSSVLRNRLDLFDEERLHQAERELSEIAVGSLPLYPPPYDLERLQHIHRTLFGDIYEWAGELRTVNIQKGDTLFCTPERIPPEASKIIQHMAQANWFVGVTQAELVTQIAEAYGDLNVIHPFREGNGRAQRILFEQIIVNAGFSVNWWLVKNAAWILANIDAVACDYRGLEAIFERCISTPR is encoded by the coding sequence ATGCTCGACAAATATGGTGTGGGCCAGGACCCGTACTGCTACCCCGGTAGCAGCGTCCTGCGCAACCGCCTCGATTTGTTCGACGAAGAACGCCTGCATCAGGCCGAACGGGAATTGTCTGAAATTGCCGTCGGCAGCCTTCCGCTGTATCCGCCGCCCTACGACCTTGAACGCCTGCAACACATCCACCGCACCCTGTTCGGGGACATCTACGAATGGGCCGGGGAACTGCGTACGGTCAACATCCAGAAAGGCGACACGCTGTTCTGCACACCGGAGCGTATCCCGCCTGAGGCGAGCAAGATCATCCAGCACATGGCGCAGGCCAACTGGTTTGTCGGGGTGACGCAGGCAGAGTTGGTGACGCAAATTGCCGAGGCCTATGGCGACCTCAACGTGATCCACCCGTTTCGCGAAGGGAACGGCCGGGCGCAGCGGATTCTGTTCGAGCAGATCATCGTCAACGCCGGGTTTTCGGTGAATTGGTGGCTGGTGAAGAACGCGGCGTGGATACTGGCGAATATCGACGCGGTGGCGTGTGATTACCGGGGGTTGGAGGCGATTTTCGAGCGGTGTATCAGTACCCCGCGCTAG
- a CDS encoding DUF1493 family protein produces the protein MNLAPNFPEDLAMQQLLQLLHEEIGLPEHKTLRLETAINLDLGCDGAEANQFMEALEQDFAVDLNDFDAYRYFQPPAFDVFLKHRAKGRGDKIPLTVGMLYLAIKTQRWDTQTLENLSEHKPQTR, from the coding sequence ATGAACCTGGCCCCCAACTTTCCTGAAGACCTTGCCATGCAACAGCTCTTGCAACTGCTGCATGAAGAAATTGGCCTGCCTGAACATAAGACGCTGCGCCTTGAAACGGCCATCAACCTGGACCTGGGTTGCGACGGCGCCGAAGCCAATCAATTCATGGAAGCGCTGGAACAAGACTTCGCCGTAGACCTGAACGACTTCGACGCTTATCGTTACTTCCAACCTCCCGCCTTCGACGTCTTCCTGAAACACCGTGCCAAAGGCCGCGGCGACAAAATCCCGCTGACCGTCGGCATGCTATACCTCGCAATCAAGACCCAACGCTGGGACACCCAAACCCTGGAAAACCTGAGCGAACACAAACCCCAAACGCGCTGA